From Draconibacterium halophilum, one genomic window encodes:
- the rplQ gene encoding 50S ribosomal protein L17, producing the protein MRHNKKFNHLGRKAPHRKAMLANMASSLIAHKRISTTVAKAKALRMYVEPLITRAKEDTTHSRRVVFSQLQDKDAVSELFREVAVKVADRPGGYTRILKTGSRLGDNADMCIIELVDFNEAMLAAKEEAAAPKKRRSRRGGAKKSTEVAAQAAPLAKAETEVEPKSDEEGAMEKEENAVAAQAAPLPDVEDAPEEPKADESADEEKKEE; encoded by the coding sequence ATGAGACATAATAAGAAATTTAATCACTTAGGCCGTAAAGCACCACATCGTAAAGCGATGTTGGCAAACATGGCGAGTTCACTTATCGCGCATAAGAGAATTTCAACTACTGTTGCAAAAGCGAAAGCCTTGCGTATGTATGTTGAGCCACTGATTACTAGGGCAAAAGAAGATACTACACATTCGCGCAGGGTGGTTTTTAGCCAGCTGCAAGATAAAGATGCTGTTTCGGAATTGTTCCGTGAGGTAGCTGTAAAAGTTGCTGATCGCCCGGGAGGATACACTCGTATTCTTAAAACCGGTAGCCGTTTAGGCGACAACGCTGATATGTGTATTATCGAATTGGTTGACTTCAACGAAGCAATGTTGGCCGCTAAAGAAGAAGCTGCTGCACCTAAAAAACGTCGTTCGCGTCGTGGTGGTGCAAAAAAGTCTACTGAAGTTGCTGCTCAGGCCGCACCTTTGGCCAAAGCTGAAACTGAAGTAGAACCAAAATCGGATGAAGAAGGTGCAATGGAGAAAGAGGAAAATGCTGTAGCCGCACAAGCTGCACCGTTACCCGATGTTGAAGACGCACCTGAAGAGCCAAAAGCTGATGAGTCAGCTGACGAAGAAAAGAAAGAAGAATAG
- a CDS encoding replication-associated recombination protein A: MNQPLAERLRPKTLDDYIGQEHLVGKGAVLRKMIDSGRITSLILWGPPGVGKTTLARIIANTLERPFFTLSAINSGVKDIRDVIDKAKKQQFFSRPNPILFIDEIHRFSKSQQDSLLGAVEDGTITLIGATTENPSFEVISPLLSRCQVYILEHLDKAALLKIIKLAAKKDTVLKEKKITLREDGAILRYSGGDARKLLNVLELVTLGEDANNIVITDKKVTDKLQKNLANYDKKGEMHYDVISAFIKSIRGGDPDAAVYWLARMLEGGEDIKFIARRLLILAAEDVGLANPNALLLAQSTFDAVHKIGPPESRIILSECTIYLATSPKSNSAYEAIDNAIALVKQTGDLSVPLHIRNAPTKLMKEIGYGKDYKYAHAYDGNFVEQDFLPQEIKNNRIYQPQNNATEVKILERLKKWWGKRF; encoded by the coding sequence ATGAATCAGCCACTCGCAGAGCGATTACGACCAAAAACTTTAGACGATTATATAGGGCAGGAACACCTTGTTGGAAAAGGTGCTGTTTTGCGCAAGATGATCGATTCAGGCAGAATTACCTCCTTGATTTTATGGGGACCTCCGGGAGTAGGAAAAACCACCCTCGCCCGCATTATTGCCAATACCCTTGAACGACCTTTTTTTACACTCAGTGCCATTAATTCGGGTGTAAAAGACATCCGCGATGTAATTGACAAAGCCAAAAAGCAACAGTTTTTTAGTCGCCCCAACCCGATATTGTTTATCGACGAGATTCATCGGTTTAGCAAATCGCAACAAGATTCGTTACTGGGCGCTGTTGAAGATGGTACAATTACGCTAATTGGTGCAACAACCGAAAATCCATCTTTCGAAGTGATCTCTCCCCTGCTCTCGCGCTGTCAGGTTTATATATTGGAGCATTTGGATAAAGCGGCATTATTGAAAATCATCAAACTGGCGGCTAAAAAAGATACTGTTTTAAAGGAAAAAAAGATAACACTGCGTGAAGATGGTGCCATACTTCGTTATTCAGGTGGCGATGCACGCAAACTGCTAAATGTGCTTGAACTGGTAACACTTGGCGAAGATGCGAACAACATTGTAATTACCGATAAGAAAGTAACCGACAAGCTGCAAAAGAACCTTGCCAACTACGATAAAAAAGGTGAAATGCACTACGATGTTATTTCGGCTTTTATAAAAAGTATTCGTGGTGGCGATCCGGATGCAGCCGTGTATTGGCTGGCACGAATGCTGGAAGGTGGCGAAGACATAAAATTTATTGCCCGTCGTTTGTTGATTTTAGCTGCCGAAGATGTTGGCCTTGCTAATCCAAATGCACTGTTACTGGCCCAAAGCACATTTGATGCTGTTCATAAAATCGGTCCTCCTGAATCGCGTATTATTTTATCAGAATGTACCATCTATCTGGCAACTTCGCCAAAAAGTAACTCAGCCTACGAAGCCATCGATAATGCCATTGCATTGGTAAAACAAACCGGCGATCTATCGGTGCCTTTGCACATTCGTAATGCGCCAACCAAACTAATGAAAGAGATTGGTTACGGCAAAGATTATAAATACGCTCATGCCTACGACGGCAATTTTGTAGAACAGGATTTCCTCCCACAGGAGATAAAAAATAACCGCATTTACCAGCCGCAAAATAATGCTACTGAAGTAAAAATTCTGGAGCGCTTAAAGAAGTGGTGGGGTAAGCGGTTTTAG
- a CDS encoding tetratricopeptide repeat protein — MKKLTILFTLLLSMSFLAEAQLNINHFIRVGRTRISIGNYTGAIEYFNIVIEFKPYLAEAYLYRGTAKHSLEDYRGAIADYDEAIEIKPYYPRAYNNRGMAYHNLRQYNRAIKDYDRALEFDPSDESIYNNRGIAKLALKDMEGAIEDYDKALEVNPKSTHALMNRSNAKIVNGDIKGAISDLNQVIIIRPHYAAAYLNRGLARFELDDYASALRDYDQSIKFDPTNALAFNNRGIVKHKLEDYESAIMDYDMAINLNPEMASAYFNRAMAREILDRPGYEQDYQIAAQLNPQFDLSQRRINAEQLAQQQQQQKQQQNSSSAQNNQQQNSQANNQALAQNNQQQSSQQNTATVVNEKSEEQKRQEELEAEKRRRRMRMDLVIEETRELPEEEQEVDDGRIQNKNIVIDLQPMFFISAFEKNAVDYERFQYYNGIIDELNASNNYNPLLSLSNKPVTTYQSVFENFILFFNEKIDVQENAQNYLNRGIFYSLTGDYNNAFADLDKAIELDEKSSLAYFTRANTRYKLKEQVELLAGNGSPNSLTLNEGKIKDNSNDKPTTVEYQEILDDYAATLFLDPDFFFGYYNRAFIKLRLGEYRSAVEDLNRAINLEPEFAEAYFNRGLTKIYLDDIEGGALDLSRAGELGIDGAYNIIKRYCN; from the coding sequence ATGAAGAAGCTTACCATACTTTTTACACTTTTGTTATCGATGAGTTTCCTGGCCGAAGCGCAATTGAACATCAACCATTTCATACGAGTTGGGAGAACGCGCATATCAATTGGAAATTACACCGGGGCAATCGAATACTTTAATATTGTAATTGAATTTAAACCCTACCTGGCAGAAGCCTATTTGTATCGCGGAACGGCCAAACATTCGTTGGAAGATTACCGAGGAGCCATAGCCGATTACGATGAGGCAATAGAAATAAAACCTTACTACCCGCGTGCATACAACAATCGCGGAATGGCCTATCATAACCTCAGGCAATACAATCGGGCGATTAAAGATTATGATCGGGCACTGGAATTCGATCCGAGTGACGAATCGATATACAACAACCGCGGGATAGCAAAACTCGCCTTAAAAGATATGGAGGGTGCCATTGAAGATTACGACAAGGCACTTGAAGTGAATCCGAAATCGACACATGCATTGATGAACCGAAGCAATGCAAAAATTGTAAATGGCGATATTAAAGGAGCCATTAGCGATTTAAACCAGGTAATTATTATCAGGCCACACTATGCTGCTGCCTACCTCAACCGTGGGCTTGCGCGTTTTGAACTGGATGATTATGCATCGGCACTGCGCGATTACGACCAAAGCATTAAATTTGATCCAACAAATGCACTGGCTTTTAACAACCGTGGTATTGTAAAACACAAACTGGAAGACTACGAAAGTGCTATTATGGATTACGATATGGCGATAAATCTTAACCCCGAAATGGCTAGCGCCTACTTTAACCGAGCCATGGCGCGCGAAATATTAGACCGCCCGGGATATGAACAAGACTACCAAATTGCTGCCCAGCTTAATCCGCAGTTCGATCTGAGCCAGCGAAGAATAAATGCCGAGCAACTGGCTCAACAGCAGCAGCAACAAAAACAGCAACAAAATTCATCGTCGGCACAAAATAATCAGCAGCAAAATTCGCAGGCAAATAACCAGGCACTGGCACAAAATAATCAACAGCAATCGTCGCAGCAAAACACTGCCACTGTTGTTAATGAGAAATCGGAAGAACAAAAACGACAAGAAGAACTGGAAGCCGAAAAACGCCGGCGACGGATGCGAATGGACCTTGTTATTGAAGAAACGCGTGAACTCCCGGAAGAAGAGCAGGAAGTTGACGATGGCCGGATTCAGAATAAAAATATTGTTATCGATCTCCAGCCCATGTTCTTTATTTCTGCATTCGAGAAAAATGCTGTTGATTACGAGCGTTTCCAGTATTACAATGGCATAATTGACGAGCTCAATGCATCAAACAATTACAACCCGCTGCTTTCGCTTTCAAATAAACCGGTAACCACCTACCAGTCGGTTTTCGAGAATTTTATTCTGTTTTTTAACGAAAAAATTGACGTGCAGGAAAATGCTCAGAATTATTTGAATCGTGGTATTTTTTATAGCCTTACCGGCGATTACAACAATGCGTTTGCCGATTTGGATAAAGCTATAGAGTTGGATGAAAAATCATCTTTGGCCTATTTTACACGTGCCAACACACGATACAAGCTGAAAGAACAGGTGGAACTTTTAGCAGGAAACGGTTCTCCCAATTCGCTTACTCTGAACGAAGGGAAGATAAAAGATAACAGCAACGATAAACCTACAACAGTAGAGTACCAGGAAATTCTTGATGATTACGCAGCAACACTATTTCTTGATCCCGATTTCTTTTTTGGCTATTACAACCGTGCGTTTATAAAACTGCGCCTGGGCGAATACCGAAGTGCGGTGGAGGATTTGAATCGTGCCATTAATCTGGAACCGGAATTTGCAGAAGCTTATTTTAACCGCGGACTTACAAAAATTTATCTCGACGATATTGAGGGAGGAGCGCTGGACCTTAGCCGCGCTGGCGAGCTTGGTATCGATGGAGCATACAACATTATTAAACGGTATTGTAACTAA
- a CDS encoding DNA-3-methyladenine glycosylase I produces MCKRCDWGTKNELMIKYHDEEWGVPLHDDKKLFEFFVLEGFQAGLSWQIVLNKRENFRKAFDHFNPQKVALYSEGKVQELIQDKSIIRNQQKIRACVNNAQRFLEVQKEFGSFDQYIWKFVDFKPIQNSFGSIDELPAKTELSDVISKDLKTRGFKFVGSTVIYAHMQATGMVNDHLVDCFRYREVQ; encoded by the coding sequence ATGTGTAAACGCTGTGATTGGGGAACAAAAAACGAGTTAATGATAAAGTACCATGATGAAGAGTGGGGAGTCCCGCTTCATGATGACAAAAAGTTGTTTGAATTTTTTGTTCTTGAAGGATTTCAAGCCGGATTAAGCTGGCAGATAGTACTAAACAAAAGAGAGAATTTCCGTAAGGCGTTTGATCATTTCAATCCGCAAAAAGTAGCATTGTATTCTGAAGGTAAGGTTCAGGAGCTCATTCAGGATAAATCAATAATTCGTAATCAGCAAAAAATCAGGGCTTGTGTAAACAATGCGCAACGTTTTCTCGAGGTGCAAAAAGAATTTGGGAGCTTTGATCAATACATCTGGAAGTTTGTGGATTTTAAACCCATTCAGAATTCTTTTGGAAGTATTGACGAGTTGCCAGCCAAAACCGAGCTTTCAGATGTTATTTCAAAAGACTTGAAAACGCGCGGGTTTAAATTTGTAGGATCGACAGTAATTTATGCTCACATGCAAGCCACCGGCATGGTAAACGACCACCTTGTTGACTGTTTCCGTTACAGGGAAGTACAGTAA
- a CDS encoding C1 family peptidase: MMKLRLIFTVLITVFTLSVFAESDKKSEEKGYVFEDEITLAATSVKDQYRSGTCWSFSGLSFLESEMIRLGKPAVDLSEMFVVWHTYSNKAQKHVRVHGNLNFSAGGAFHDVTNMIREYGIVPESVYDGLNYGEEKHVHGEMDNVLKEHVDAVVKNRNRKLSTVWHEAVEGTLNSYLGELPTKFEYEGKQYTPQSFASDYVGLNMDDYVEISSYTHHPFYDKFILEVPDNWSWDEVYNVPLEDMENIIDYALGNGFTVAWATDVSEKGFATSNKGVAVLPAAPQEDMSDAEIAKWEALPQKDKEKELYKLDNPVPELVVNQEMRQAAFDDYQTTDDHGMHIIGTAKNQEGQTFYKVKNSWGDYNKYDGYFYASKPYVNYKTMCIMVHKDAIPQSIREKLKL, from the coding sequence ATGATGAAGTTGCGTTTGATTTTTACCGTATTAATTACGGTGTTTACACTGAGTGTATTTGCAGAAAGTGATAAGAAGAGTGAGGAGAAGGGCTATGTTTTTGAAGACGAAATTACATTAGCTGCTACATCGGTTAAAGACCAATACCGTTCGGGTACATGCTGGTCGTTTTCCGGACTTTCATTCCTGGAGTCGGAAATGATACGTCTGGGTAAACCAGCGGTTGATCTTTCAGAAATGTTTGTTGTATGGCATACTTATTCAAATAAAGCCCAAAAACATGTACGGGTGCATGGTAATCTGAACTTTTCGGCAGGAGGAGCTTTTCATGATGTAACAAACATGATTCGCGAATATGGAATTGTCCCGGAATCTGTTTATGACGGATTAAATTATGGCGAAGAAAAACATGTACATGGCGAAATGGATAATGTGCTGAAGGAACATGTTGACGCTGTTGTGAAGAACAGAAACAGGAAATTGAGTACAGTATGGCATGAGGCGGTTGAAGGAACATTGAACTCGTATTTAGGAGAGTTGCCAACAAAATTTGAATACGAAGGAAAACAATATACGCCACAGAGTTTTGCCAGCGATTATGTTGGATTAAACATGGACGATTATGTGGAGATTTCTTCCTATACTCATCATCCGTTTTACGACAAATTTATTCTGGAAGTTCCTGATAATTGGTCGTGGGACGAGGTATACAATGTGCCGTTGGAAGATATGGAGAACATTATTGATTATGCATTAGGTAATGGATTTACCGTTGCCTGGGCAACCGATGTAAGTGAAAAAGGATTTGCAACAAGTAACAAAGGTGTTGCTGTTTTGCCAGCCGCTCCGCAAGAGGATATGAGCGATGCCGAAATTGCAAAATGGGAAGCATTACCACAGAAAGACAAAGAAAAAGAGTTGTATAAACTAGATAACCCGGTACCAGAATTGGTCGTTAATCAGGAAATGCGCCAAGCAGCATTTGATGATTACCAGACTACCGACGACCACGGGATGCATATTATTGGAACTGCAAAAAACCAGGAGGGACAAACTTTTTATAAAGTGAAAAACTCGTGGGGCGACTACAATAAATACGATGGTTATTTCTACGCATCGAAACCTTATGTGAATTACAAGACGATGTGCATAATGGTGCACAAAGACGCCATACCCCAAAGTATAAGAGAGAAACTTAAACTTTAA
- a CDS encoding glycosyltransferase family 2 protein encodes MKKLSLVICVWNEEPNIKPLSEQIKAALEGIDYEAIFVDDGSTDKTRDAIRKINDDRFLLVELKRNYGQSSALQAGIDQAKGDFVALIDGDLQNDPADIPMMLKMIEENDWDMVAGVRANRKDGMFLRKVPSKIANYLIRRATGIYMKDLGCTLKIFTNDIIKSIHIYGELHRYIPALITLEGATKITQVDVNHRPREFGQSKYNLSRTTRVMSDLVLMLFFKKYLQRPMHFFGQIGIFTLAIGVLINFYLLVLKIMGNDIWGKPLLLLGVLMVLGGIQFITTGIIAELQMRTYFESQQKKPYRVKRVIPAKEYI; translated from the coding sequence ATGAAAAAGCTTTCACTTGTAATTTGTGTTTGGAATGAAGAGCCAAACATAAAACCATTATCAGAACAAATTAAAGCGGCACTAGAAGGAATTGATTACGAAGCCATTTTTGTGGATGATGGATCTACCGATAAAACACGCGATGCGATCAGAAAAATTAACGACGACAGGTTTTTATTGGTTGAATTAAAAAGAAATTACGGTCAAAGTTCGGCTTTGCAAGCCGGAATAGATCAGGCTAAGGGCGATTTTGTAGCACTGATAGATGGCGATTTGCAAAACGACCCGGCAGATATACCAATGATGCTGAAAATGATCGAAGAAAACGACTGGGATATGGTGGCCGGTGTACGTGCGAACCGTAAAGATGGCATGTTCCTGCGTAAAGTGCCTTCTAAAATTGCCAATTATCTTATCCGCCGTGCTACCGGTATTTACATGAAAGACCTTGGGTGTACGTTAAAGATTTTTACCAACGATATTATAAAAAGCATTCATATTTATGGCGAGCTTCATCGCTATATTCCTGCACTGATAACACTTGAAGGCGCAACAAAAATTACACAGGTTGATGTCAACCATCGTCCGCGCGAGTTTGGACAATCAAAATACAACCTTAGTCGAACAACACGTGTAATGAGCGACCTGGTACTTATGCTTTTCTTTAAAAAGTATCTGCAACGCCCGATGCACTTTTTCGGACAAATCGGAATTTTTACCCTCGCAATTGGTGTGCTCATAAACTTCTATTTGCTGGTCCTCAAAATAATGGGAAATGATATTTGGGGAAAACCGCTTTTATTGCTTGGTGTTTTAATGGTACTTGGTGGTATTCAGTTTATTACAACTGGTATTATTGCCGAGTTGCAGATGCGAACTTATTTCGAATCGCAACAGAAAAAACCATATCGGGTGAAGCGTGTAATACCTGCTAAAGAATATATTTAA
- a CDS encoding TonB-dependent receptor plug domain-containing protein, whose amino-acid sequence MKTRFFIASIFLVCLLTLNSNAQERYVKGIVTTFDSIAVIGAEVKVKSSKQIVETDTLGRFEVKVDGNDKLKVSARGFNNQNVKLDEKTKLVAVNLKLKPGQKAREYAIGYGYVKDSERLNALAQMTNDDVDFSQYTNMYDLIRGRFAGVQVQNNGDIIIRGQNSINLSSAALIVVDGMQVDNSIMSTLVPAQVKSINIIKDGSAAIYGSRGANGVVLIETKKGNDD is encoded by the coding sequence ATGAAAACACGATTTTTTATCGCCTCTATTTTCCTTGTTTGTTTACTGACGTTAAACAGTAATGCACAAGAGCGTTATGTTAAAGGAATTGTAACCACCTTTGACAGTATTGCAGTAATTGGGGCAGAAGTGAAAGTAAAGAGTTCCAAGCAAATAGTTGAAACAGATACGCTAGGGAGATTTGAAGTTAAAGTCGACGGCAATGACAAGTTAAAGGTCTCAGCGAGAGGATTTAATAACCAAAATGTAAAACTTGACGAAAAGACGAAACTGGTAGCTGTTAATTTAAAGCTAAAACCTGGCCAAAAAGCCAGAGAATATGCTATTGGATACGGCTACGTGAAAGATAGTGAACGGTTGAATGCATTGGCTCAAATGACAAACGATGATGTTGACTTTTCGCAATATACCAATATGTACGACCTGATTAGAGGACGTTTTGCCGGTGTGCAGGTGCAAAACAATGGCGATATAATTATACGCGGACAAAATTCCATAAACCTGAGTAGCGCTGCACTGATTGTTGTTGACGGAATGCAGGTGGATAACAGCATAATGAGTACCCTTGTACCTGCCCAGGTAAAAAGTATTAATATAATTAAAGATGGAAGTGCTGCAATTTACGGTTCACGTGGCGCAAATGGAGTTGTACTCATTGAGACTAAAAAAGGAAACGATGATTGA
- a CDS encoding S9 family peptidase: MKIFLFLLALLTISAGLSAQTEKRPLTFEDILKWNRITETHLSNNGNYIAWKEEPWKGDATLKISTPDAEEIASFNYGTKAHFTADSRFLIFTEAPPADTIRNLKLKKTKKEDLPQDKLVVFDIMENETERIENLKSVKIPEEWSGWIAYQAEETDDSTKNKKDKKNPLYIKNLETGSTKKYPSVSSYELAKDQPLISFISEGDSTFTAGVYIFDLKAEQVSPILESEGEFKQLSIADNGKQLAFLADTTDAEKPSFDLYYWGGENETIIAHNSNEAIPENWEISENGRLSFSDNGERLFFGTAPILPEKDTTKLEEEIPALDVWHWNEERLQTVQLNNKKRDLKKTWLAVVHLNEQKTVQLETERFSRIRKIQNGDADKLLAYSNQPYAVQTMWEGGPYHNDFYLVDINSGEAEKIKTDCRATPSVSPDGKFVYWYNAVDTTWNTYEIATGKEYQITQPETIQAADELNDRPMLSGSYRNAGWLENDVAILIYDRYDLWKVDPINAVDPINLTKNGRTERINYRLVRFNPEPNTGINPSETVLLTGHNEVSRADAYYAFDLNKNKAPEAVFSQNYRLGRPAKAEDDDLIIFTKEDFETYPNLIATDLRFKKETQISDAAPQQKEFKWGTAELVTWYSLDGLVLEGTLHKPEDFDPTKKYPMIVNFYEKSSQNLLRYRMPENNRSTIDYHYYTSHGYVIFNPDVYYKEGYPGESAFNCVMPGITSLINKGFVDEEHIGAQGHSWGGYQVAYLATRTNMFAAIESGAPVVNMFSAYGGIRWGSGLNRSFQYEHTQSRIGKSIWEAPLRYLENSPLFTIDKINTPILIMHNDDDGAVPWYQGIEFFIGLRRLQKPSWLLNYNEADHWPTKLRDMHDFQIRMAQFFDHYLKDAPMPKWMDEGIPAINKGVDMGYELVE, encoded by the coding sequence ATGAAAATCTTTTTGTTTTTACTCGCTCTATTAACAATCTCGGCTGGTTTATCGGCCCAAACCGAAAAGCGACCACTGACTTTTGAAGACATTTTAAAGTGGAACAGAATTACCGAAACACATCTGTCAAACAATGGTAACTACATTGCATGGAAAGAAGAACCATGGAAAGGAGATGCTACACTGAAAATCAGCACTCCTGATGCTGAAGAAATTGCATCATTTAACTACGGAACGAAAGCTCATTTTACAGCCGATTCCAGGTTTCTTATTTTTACAGAAGCTCCTCCGGCTGATACAATTCGTAACCTTAAATTGAAAAAAACAAAAAAAGAAGACCTGCCTCAGGATAAATTGGTTGTTTTCGATATTATGGAGAATGAAACCGAGAGAATTGAAAACCTGAAATCGGTAAAAATTCCTGAAGAATGGTCGGGCTGGATCGCTTATCAAGCTGAAGAAACTGACGATTCGACAAAAAATAAAAAAGACAAGAAGAATCCACTGTACATTAAAAATCTGGAAACCGGTTCAACGAAAAAATATCCTTCAGTTAGCAGTTACGAGCTGGCAAAAGACCAGCCATTAATTAGTTTTATTTCTGAAGGCGACAGTACTTTTACTGCCGGTGTTTATATTTTTGATTTGAAGGCTGAACAAGTTTCCCCGATTTTGGAGTCGGAAGGAGAATTCAAGCAACTCAGCATTGCCGATAATGGTAAACAGCTTGCCTTTTTGGCCGATACAACTGATGCCGAGAAACCATCGTTTGATCTTTATTACTGGGGTGGAGAAAATGAAACAATTATTGCCCACAACTCAAACGAAGCCATTCCTGAGAACTGGGAAATAAGCGAAAACGGCAGGCTCTCGTTCTCAGATAACGGCGAACGCTTGTTTTTCGGAACGGCTCCAATCCTACCCGAAAAAGACACCACCAAACTAGAGGAAGAGATTCCGGCGCTTGATGTATGGCACTGGAACGAAGAGCGTTTGCAAACCGTTCAACTCAACAATAAAAAAAGAGATTTAAAAAAAACATGGTTGGCAGTTGTTCATCTCAACGAGCAAAAAACAGTTCAGCTGGAAACAGAACGATTTTCGCGCATACGAAAAATACAAAATGGCGACGCCGATAAATTGCTGGCATACAGCAACCAACCTTATGCAGTACAAACCATGTGGGAAGGTGGCCCGTATCATAATGATTTCTACCTGGTAGATATCAACTCCGGGGAAGCTGAAAAAATAAAAACCGACTGCCGTGCCACTCCATCCGTTTCTCCGGACGGGAAATTCGTGTACTGGTACAATGCTGTTGACACGACATGGAATACATACGAAATTGCGACGGGTAAAGAATATCAAATTACACAACCTGAAACAATTCAGGCAGCAGATGAGCTAAACGATCGCCCAATGCTGTCGGGCTCGTACCGAAATGCGGGTTGGCTTGAAAATGATGTTGCAATATTGATCTATGATCGTTACGACCTTTGGAAAGTTGATCCGATAAACGCTGTTGATCCGATAAACCTCACAAAAAATGGACGAACAGAAAGGATCAATTATCGTCTCGTACGTTTTAACCCCGAACCTAACACAGGTATCAATCCATCGGAAACAGTTCTGCTTACGGGGCATAATGAAGTTTCGCGTGCTGATGCCTATTATGCTTTTGATTTGAACAAAAACAAAGCTCCTGAGGCTGTCTTCAGTCAGAATTATAGATTGGGAAGACCTGCAAAAGCTGAAGATGACGACCTGATTATTTTCACCAAGGAAGATTTTGAAACCTATCCGAACCTGATTGCAACAGACCTTCGTTTTAAGAAAGAAACACAAATAAGCGATGCTGCCCCTCAGCAGAAAGAGTTTAAGTGGGGAACAGCCGAACTGGTAACCTGGTACTCTCTAGATGGTTTGGTTTTGGAAGGCACTTTACATAAACCTGAAGATTTTGATCCAACAAAAAAATATCCGATGATCGTGAATTTTTACGAAAAAAGTTCACAGAATTTACTGCGCTACCGCATGCCGGAAAACAATCGTTCAACCATCGATTATCATTATTACACCAGTCATGGTTATGTAATTTTTAATCCCGATGTGTATTACAAAGAAGGATATCCGGGCGAATCGGCATTTAATTGTGTTATGCCCGGTATTACATCGTTAATCAACAAAGGCTTCGTTGACGAAGAGCATATTGGCGCACAAGGTCATAGTTGGGGCGGTTACCAGGTAGCCTATCTTGCTACACGTACAAATATGTTTGCAGCTATTGAATCGGGAGCTCCGGTGGTAAATATGTTCAGCGCCTATGGCGGAATTCGTTGGGGATCGGGATTAAACCGATCATTCCAATACGAACATACACAAAGCCGCATTGGCAAATCGATCTGGGAAGCACCACTACGTTATTTGGAAAATTCGCCTTTGTTTACAATCGACAAAATAAACACGCCGATTTTGATTATGCACAACGACGATGACGGTGCCGTGCCATGGTATCAGGGAATTGAATTTTTTATTGGGCTGAGACGCTTGCAAAAACCATCGTGGTTATTGAATTACAACGAAGCCGACCACTGGCCAACAAAACTGCGTGATATGCACGATTTTCAGATTCGAATGGCCCAGTTTTTCGATCATTACCTAAAAGATGCTCCAATGCCTAAATGGATGGACGAAGGAATTCCGGCAATAAATAAAGGTGTGGATATGGGATATGAGTTAGTAGAGTAA